From Candidatus Woesearchaeota archaeon, the proteins below share one genomic window:
- a CDS encoding diphthamide synthesis protein, which produces MDYDLELDRAIAEIKKQKAKLVCIQLPDGLKPRADEIKEAVEKNIKAKALIWLNSCFGACDVPEHVEKLGVDLLIQWGHSKFR; this is translated from the coding sequence ATGGATTATGATCTGGAGCTTGACAGGGCAATCGCCGAAATAAAAAAGCAGAAAGCAAAGCTAGTCTGCATTCAATTGCCAGACGGCCTGAAGCCGAGGGCAGATGAAATAAAGGAAGCAGTGGAGAAAAACATAAAGGCAAAGGCACTGATCTGGCTCAATTCCTGCTTCGGCGCCTGCGATGTTCCAGAGCATGTTGAAAAGCTGGGGGTTGATCTTCTCATACAGTGGGGGCATTCTAAGTTCAGATGA
- a CDS encoding ribonuclease P, with amino-acid sequence MAKKDKKPRSEVIKEIGQMFVEAADAFKKNKSKANDLVRKARNLAMKSRLKVPSRLQKSFCKHCYSFLKPGMNCRIRLQRGKLIYYCLECKRYMRFPYKS; translated from the coding sequence ATGGCTAAAAAAGACAAAAAACCAAGATCAGAAGTAATAAAGGAAATCGGGCAGATGTTCGTGGAAGCGGCAGATGCTTTTAAAAAAAATAAAAGCAAAGCCAATGATCTCGTCAGGAAAGCCCGCAATCTGGCGATGAAGTCAAGGTTGAAGGTGCCCTCAAGGCTGCAAAAGAGCTTCTGCAAGCACTGCTATTCTTTTCTTAAGCCAGGCATGAACTGCAGGATCAGGCTGCAAAGAGGAAAGTTGATCTATTACTGCCTTGAGTGCAAGAGATATATGAGATTTCCGTATAAATCTTAG